From a single Eleginops maclovinus isolate JMC-PN-2008 ecotype Puerto Natales chromosome 20, JC_Emac_rtc_rv5, whole genome shotgun sequence genomic region:
- the LOC134883162 gene encoding E3 SUMO-protein ligase ZBED1-like isoform X1: MAPLRLKRSKVWLHFTLHKDGNRAFCNHCKLLITSAGGNTSNMHKHLRTQHGINFNECRVFDALRSDSSQASTTTVTLGANTEGNSGELPKHMLLLDVRTRWNSLYLMMERFTEQFPAIQAAAIDPRIRRPMEKERLDRIGNEDLRKAEEFVHLMRKHYTSTLAVSSDKSATCGEILPILQKLEQQYTVQEGDSAFTRSIKENIWKDLSKRYQGTDIQRFLEEATILDPRFKYKVKSDAVCDRIREAAITANTVAARDELPGEGETQREGCEDGEEEEVEEHYALPPPSKKTALEELFEEEDNELQSIRESQPRLSLAQKVDQEIQFYKSLPSIPCRDSAALWWWNKQDTLPLLSGLAENYLCVQASSTPSERVFSTAGDTISPERSRILPEKADMLIFLKKNC, from the exons ATGGCACCCCTAAGGTTAAAACGgtccaaagtgtggcttcatttcacattacataaggATGGCAACAGGGCGTTTTGCAACCACTGCAAATTGTTGATAACATCGGCGGGAgggaatacttcaaatatgcataaacatctgCGCACACAACACGGGATAAACTTTAACGAGTGTCGCGTTTTTGATGCCCTTCGGAGTGACAGCAGCCAAGCTTCTACGACCACCGTGACCTTGGGGGCTAACACAGAAGGCAACTCTGGTG AGCTGCCCAAGCACATGCTCCTCCTGGATGTAAGGACCAGATGGAATTCCCTCTATTTGATGATGGAGAGATTCACCGAGCAGTTCCCTGCTATCCAGGCTGCAGCCATAGATCCACGCATAAGAAGACCCATGGAGAAGGAAag gTTGGACAGAATAGGCAACGAGGACTTAAGGAAAGCAGAGGAGTTTGTGCATCTCATGCGGAAGCATTACACCTCCACACTGGCCGTCTCCAGCGACAAAAGTGCAACCTGCGGTGAGATTTTGCCCATCTTGCAGAAGCTGGAGCAACAGTACACTGTGCAGGAAGGTGACTCTGCGTTCACAAGGAGCATCAAGGAGAACATTTGGAAGGATCTCTCCAAACGCTACCAG gGAACTGACATTCAGAGATTCCTGGAGGAAGCCACCATCTTGGACCccagatttaaatacaaagtgaaaagtgatGCAGTCTGCGACAGGATCAGGGAAgctgcaataacagcaaatacagtggcagcaagagatgag CTcccaggggaaggagagacacagagggaaggctgcgaagatggggaggaggaagaagtagaggAACACTAT gcaCTGCCACCACCATCAAAAAAGACAGCCTTGGAAGAACTATTCGAGGAGGAGGACAACGAGCTGCAGTCAATCCGTGAATCACAGCCCCGTCTTTCCCTGGCTCAGAAGGTGGATCAGGAAATCCAGTTCTACAAAAGCCTGCCCTCCATCCCCTGCAGGGATAGCGCCGCACTGTGGTGGTGGAACAAGCAGGATACGCTGCCCTTGCTATCTGGACTGGCTGAAAACTACCTCTGTGTGCAAGCTTCCTCCACCCCATCTGAGAGGGTGTTCTCCACGGCTGGAGACACCATAAGCCCCGAAAGATCCCGTATCCTTCCAGAAAAAGCAGATATGCTCATATTTCTGaaaaagaactgttaa
- the LOC134883162 gene encoding E3 SUMO-protein ligase ZBED1-like isoform X2, with product MDVAIKQLQIVKFPCFAHTLNLGAQKLYNCTAISNWAARVRAVVVWMKRSHMAKVVLKEKQDLLKLPKHMLLLDVRTRWNSLYLMMERFTEQFPAIQAAAIDPRIRRPMEKERLDRIGNEDLRKAEEFVHLMRKHYTSTLAVSSDKSATCGEILPILQKLEQQYTVQEGDSAFTRSIKENIWKDLSKRYQGTDIQRFLEEATILDPRFKYKVKSDAVCDRIREAAITANTVAARDELPGEGETQREGCEDGEEEEVEEHYALPPPSKKTALEELFEEEDNELQSIRESQPRLSLAQKVDQEIQFYKSLPSIPCRDSAALWWWNKQDTLPLLSGLAENYLCVQASSTPSERVFSTAGDTISPERSRILPEKADMLIFLKKNC from the exons ATGGATGTAGccatcaaacagctgcaaattGTCAAATTTCCATGCTTCGCTCATACGCTGAACCTGGGAGCGCAAAAGCTGTACAACTGCACTGCCATATCCAATTGGGCAGCACGAGTTCGAGCAGTTGTTGTCTGGATGAAGAGGTCACACATGGCAAAAGTTgttcttaaagagaaacaagactTGCTCA AGCTGCCCAAGCACATGCTCCTCCTGGATGTAAGGACCAGATGGAATTCCCTCTATTTGATGATGGAGAGATTCACCGAGCAGTTCCCTGCTATCCAGGCTGCAGCCATAGATCCACGCATAAGAAGACCCATGGAGAAGGAAag gTTGGACAGAATAGGCAACGAGGACTTAAGGAAAGCAGAGGAGTTTGTGCATCTCATGCGGAAGCATTACACCTCCACACTGGCCGTCTCCAGCGACAAAAGTGCAACCTGCGGTGAGATTTTGCCCATCTTGCAGAAGCTGGAGCAACAGTACACTGTGCAGGAAGGTGACTCTGCGTTCACAAGGAGCATCAAGGAGAACATTTGGAAGGATCTCTCCAAACGCTACCAG gGAACTGACATTCAGAGATTCCTGGAGGAAGCCACCATCTTGGACCccagatttaaatacaaagtgaaaagtgatGCAGTCTGCGACAGGATCAGGGAAgctgcaataacagcaaatacagtggcagcaagagatgag CTcccaggggaaggagagacacagagggaaggctgcgaagatggggaggaggaagaagtagaggAACACTAT gcaCTGCCACCACCATCAAAAAAGACAGCCTTGGAAGAACTATTCGAGGAGGAGGACAACGAGCTGCAGTCAATCCGTGAATCACAGCCCCGTCTTTCCCTGGCTCAGAAGGTGGATCAGGAAATCCAGTTCTACAAAAGCCTGCCCTCCATCCCCTGCAGGGATAGCGCCGCACTGTGGTGGTGGAACAAGCAGGATACGCTGCCCTTGCTATCTGGACTGGCTGAAAACTACCTCTGTGTGCAAGCTTCCTCCACCCCATCTGAGAGGGTGTTCTCCACGGCTGGAGACACCATAAGCCCCGAAAGATCCCGTATCCTTCCAGAAAAAGCAGATATGCTCATATTTCTGaaaaagaactgttaa
- the LOC134883162 gene encoding E3 SUMO-protein ligase ZBED1-like isoform X3: MLLLDVRTRWNSLYLMMERFTEQFPAIQAAAIDPRIRRPMEKERLDRIGNEDLRKAEEFVHLMRKHYTSTLAVSSDKSATCGEILPILQKLEQQYTVQEGDSAFTRSIKENIWKDLSKRYQGTDIQRFLEEATILDPRFKYKVKSDAVCDRIREAAITANTVAARDELPGEGETQREGCEDGEEEEVEEHYALPPPSKKTALEELFEEEDNELQSIRESQPRLSLAQKVDQEIQFYKSLPSIPCRDSAALWWWNKQDTLPLLSGLAENYLCVQASSTPSERVFSTAGDTISPERSRILPEKADMLIFLKKNC; this comes from the exons ATGCTCCTCCTGGATGTAAGGACCAGATGGAATTCCCTCTATTTGATGATGGAGAGATTCACCGAGCAGTTCCCTGCTATCCAGGCTGCAGCCATAGATCCACGCATAAGAAGACCCATGGAGAAGGAAag gTTGGACAGAATAGGCAACGAGGACTTAAGGAAAGCAGAGGAGTTTGTGCATCTCATGCGGAAGCATTACACCTCCACACTGGCCGTCTCCAGCGACAAAAGTGCAACCTGCGGTGAGATTTTGCCCATCTTGCAGAAGCTGGAGCAACAGTACACTGTGCAGGAAGGTGACTCTGCGTTCACAAGGAGCATCAAGGAGAACATTTGGAAGGATCTCTCCAAACGCTACCAG gGAACTGACATTCAGAGATTCCTGGAGGAAGCCACCATCTTGGACCccagatttaaatacaaagtgaaaagtgatGCAGTCTGCGACAGGATCAGGGAAgctgcaataacagcaaatacagtggcagcaagagatgag CTcccaggggaaggagagacacagagggaaggctgcgaagatggggaggaggaagaagtagaggAACACTAT gcaCTGCCACCACCATCAAAAAAGACAGCCTTGGAAGAACTATTCGAGGAGGAGGACAACGAGCTGCAGTCAATCCGTGAATCACAGCCCCGTCTTTCCCTGGCTCAGAAGGTGGATCAGGAAATCCAGTTCTACAAAAGCCTGCCCTCCATCCCCTGCAGGGATAGCGCCGCACTGTGGTGGTGGAACAAGCAGGATACGCTGCCCTTGCTATCTGGACTGGCTGAAAACTACCTCTGTGTGCAAGCTTCCTCCACCCCATCTGAGAGGGTGTTCTCCACGGCTGGAGACACCATAAGCCCCGAAAGATCCCGTATCCTTCCAGAAAAAGCAGATATGCTCATATTTCTGaaaaagaactgttaa